From Haloplanus sp. XH21:
GTCTGTAACGTCCCCGTCGACGACCGACGTGCTCTCGCTGACCACATCGGCTACCTGCCCGAGGAACCACCGCTGTACGACGAGTTCAGCGCCCGCGAGCAACTCGACTACGTCGCCGACCTCCGGGATATTCCGACAGAACAGGCCCGAACGCGCATCGATGACTATCTGGACGAGTTCGACCTCGCCGACGACGCCGACCGGCGTATTGGGTCGTATTCGAAAGGGATGCGCCAGAAGACGGCGTTCATCCAGAGCGTCCTGCACGACCCGGATGTCCTGTTTCTGGACGAACCGACATCGGGACTGGACCCGCGGGCAGCCCGTCGCATCCGCGAGTCGATCACCGACTTCGCCGACGCCGGGACGACCGTCTTCCTCTCGACACATATCCTTCCCGTCGTTGAGGCCGTCGCCGACGAGATCAGTGTGCTGTTCGACGGGCGGTTGGTCGCAGAAGGGACGCCGATGGACGTGAAGGCTCGGGCGGAAATCGGTGAAAGTAGCTCGCTCGAGGACGCGTTCCTCGCCGTCACGAGCGAGGGATCGATAGCCAGCGCCGACGAGGCAGAATGAGCCTGCGTCGAGACGTTCGGCACG
This genomic window contains:
- a CDS encoding ABC transporter ATP-binding protein yields the protein MPSTDPDDIAIEATDLRKTYGSEVALDGVTFSISAGTVYGFLGPNGAGKTTTMRLLTGLSQPSSGTVRVCNVPVDDRRALADHIGYLPEEPPLYDEFSAREQLDYVADLRDIPTEQARTRIDDYLDEFDLADDADRRIGSYSKGMRQKTAFIQSVLHDPDVLFLDEPTSGLDPRAARRIRESITDFADAGTTVFLSTHILPVVEAVADEISVLFDGRLVAEGTPMDVKARAEIGESSSLEDAFLAVTSEGSIASADEAE